Proteins from a genomic interval of Diaphorobacter sp. HDW4A:
- a CDS encoding CysB family HTH-type transcriptional regulator, producing MNLHQFRFVQEAARRNLNLTEAAKALHTSQPGVSKAIIELEDELGVDIFARHGKRLKRVTEPGQHVLKSIELIMREVTNLKRIGEQYSAQDSGTLSIATTHTQARYVLPLPVAKLRESYPKVNISLHQATPHEVARMVIDEVAEIGMATESLADYPDLVTLPCYEWQHVLVMPSNHPLAQRERIGLEDIAHEPLVTYHPSFTGRGKIDAAFATRKLQPRIVLEAIDSDVIKTYVRLGMGIGIVAEMAMRDDPVGDLVVRPMGHLFGQNVARVAFKRGAYLRNFIYKFAELLSDRLSRDLVMRAMVGNVNDYEL from the coding sequence ATGAACCTACACCAATTCCGCTTCGTTCAAGAAGCCGCCCGCCGTAATCTCAATCTCACCGAGGCCGCCAAGGCCCTGCACACCTCGCAACCCGGCGTGTCCAAGGCCATCATCGAACTGGAGGATGAGCTCGGCGTGGACATTTTTGCGCGCCACGGCAAGCGCCTCAAGCGGGTGACCGAGCCGGGCCAGCATGTGCTGAAAAGCATCGAGCTCATCATGCGCGAGGTCACCAACCTCAAGCGCATCGGCGAGCAGTACAGCGCGCAGGACAGTGGCACACTCTCCATCGCCACCACCCACACGCAGGCGCGCTATGTGCTCCCGCTGCCCGTCGCCAAGCTGCGCGAGTCTTACCCCAAGGTCAACATCAGCCTGCACCAGGCCACGCCCCACGAAGTGGCGCGCATGGTGATCGACGAAGTGGCCGAGATCGGCATGGCGACCGAATCGCTCGCCGACTACCCCGACCTCGTGACCCTGCCCTGCTATGAATGGCAGCACGTGCTGGTCATGCCGAGCAACCATCCGCTCGCCCAGCGCGAACGCATCGGCCTTGAAGACATCGCTCACGAGCCGCTCGTGACCTACCACCCCTCCTTCACCGGACGCGGCAAGATCGACGCCGCCTTCGCCACCCGCAAGCTGCAGCCGCGCATTGTGCTCGAAGCCATAGACTCCGACGTGATCAAGACCTATGTGCGCCTTGGTATGGGCATCGGTATCGTCGCCGAAATGGCCATGCGCGACGACCCGGTCGGCGACCTCGTCGTGCGCCCCATGGGCCATCTGTTCGGCCAGAACGTGGCGCGCGTCGCGTTCAAGCGCGGCGCCTATCTGCGCAACTTCATCTACAAGTTCGCCGAACTGCTGAGCGACCGCCTGAGCCGCGACCTCGTAATGCGCGCCATGGTCGGCAACGTCAACGACTACGAGCTCTAA
- a CDS encoding PepSY-associated TM helix domain-containing protein, translated as MKSAVSGGSQRAYWLKKLHEWHWISSAICLIGMLLFAFTGITLNHAGQIESKPRVETREGQMPEPLLAQLQAVQASLKEQDKSAASPTFPDPVNAFIRSEIKVDVAGRSVEWNDDEAYVALPRPGGDAWLRVDLKEGAVEYESTDRGWISYINDLHKGRNTGGAWSLFLDVFAVGCLVFCLTGLLILKMHSERRPLTWPMVGLGLVIPALLALLLIH; from the coding sequence ATGAAGTCGGCTGTTTCCGGGGGCTCGCAACGAGCGTACTGGCTGAAAAAATTACATGAGTGGCACTGGATCAGCTCGGCCATCTGCCTGATCGGTATGCTGCTTTTCGCCTTCACGGGCATCACTTTGAATCATGCGGGGCAGATCGAGTCCAAGCCGCGCGTGGAAACGCGCGAAGGCCAGATGCCAGAGCCATTGCTTGCGCAGTTGCAGGCAGTGCAGGCCAGCCTCAAGGAACAGGACAAATCGGCGGCGAGCCCCACCTTTCCCGATCCGGTGAATGCTTTCATCAGGAGCGAGATCAAGGTCGATGTCGCGGGCCGTTCTGTCGAGTGGAACGATGACGAGGCCTATGTGGCGCTGCCACGCCCCGGCGGCGATGCATGGCTGCGCGTGGACTTGAAGGAGGGCGCGGTGGAATACGAATCCACGGACCGTGGCTGGATCTCCTACATCAACGATCTGCACAAGGGCCGCAACACGGGTGGTGCCTGGAGCCTGTTCCTCGACGTGTTCGCGGTGGGCTGTCTGGTGTTCTGCCTCACCGGGCTGCTGATCTTGAAGATGCATTCCGAGCGGCGTCCGTTGACCTGGCCGATGGTGGGTCTGGGACTGGTGATTCCGGCGCTGCTTGCGCTGCTGCTGATCCATTGA
- a CDS encoding DUF2271 domain-containing protein has product MAKRIFKCSVALSAVVGLPAIAGGLDVTVGIPQLQVAEYHKPYVAVWLEKADGGVAANLSVWYDAKMKDAEGTKWLKDMRQWWRRTGRELTFPIDGVTQPTKPAGNHALSFAEGKSPLPKLAPGQYKLMVEAAREVGGRELVSIPFEWPAKQATSLSAKGSAELGQIKLDLKP; this is encoded by the coding sequence ATGGCGAAGAGGATTTTCAAGTGCTCGGTGGCGCTGAGTGCGGTGGTGGGTTTGCCCGCGATCGCTGGCGGACTCGATGTGACCGTGGGCATTCCGCAGTTGCAGGTGGCCGAGTACCACAAGCCTTATGTGGCCGTGTGGCTGGAGAAGGCCGACGGCGGCGTGGCCGCCAATTTGTCGGTTTGGTATGACGCCAAGATGAAGGATGCCGAGGGCACGAAGTGGCTCAAGGACATGCGCCAGTGGTGGCGCCGCACCGGCCGCGAACTTACCTTTCCCATCGACGGCGTGACCCAGCCAACCAAGCCAGCAGGCAACCATGCGTTGTCGTTTGCTGAAGGCAAGAGTCCTCTCCCCAAGCTTGCTCCCGGCCAATACAAGCTGATGGTCGAAGCCGCGCGCGAAGTGGGCGGGCGCGAGCTGGTCTCGATTCCGTTCGAATGGCCCGCCAAGCAGGCCACCAGCCTCAGTGCCAAGGGCAGCGCCGAGCTTGGCCAGATCAAGCTTGATCTCAAGCCCTGA
- a CDS encoding DUF4198 domain-containing protein, giving the protein MKFKKHALVAATLALAALSAQAHDLWFKPSSTVLSKSDWVTIDAAVSNDVFFFNHRPLGLENVKVTGPNGEAVEMKNAHKGELRSVFDFKPEKPGTYRVTMLMNGVMGGYKDANGQPKRVRGSAEEIAKQIPVDAKEVHITENVRRMETFVSVGKPSALVLTGKGLELKPVTHPNDLVASEEATFEFQLDGKPAADLDVELVADGIRYRDGVEPIKLKTDANGVLKVKFPRAGLFWLSADAKDNKTTVAKATERRLGYVATLEVLP; this is encoded by the coding sequence ATGAAGTTCAAGAAGCATGCCCTCGTGGCCGCGACTCTGGCGCTCGCCGCGCTGTCCGCACAGGCTCATGACCTCTGGTTCAAGCCATCGAGCACGGTGCTCTCCAAGTCCGATTGGGTAACCATCGACGCGGCGGTTTCCAACGACGTGTTCTTCTTCAACCACCGCCCGCTCGGGCTCGAGAACGTGAAGGTCACAGGCCCAAATGGCGAAGCCGTCGAGATGAAGAATGCCCACAAGGGCGAGCTGCGTAGCGTGTTCGACTTCAAGCCCGAAAAGCCCGGCACCTATCGCGTGACCATGCTGATGAACGGCGTGATGGGTGGCTACAAGGATGCCAACGGACAGCCCAAGCGCGTGCGCGGCTCGGCCGAGGAAATCGCGAAGCAGATTCCTGTAGACGCCAAGGAGGTGCACATCACCGAGAATGTGCGCCGCATGGAGACCTTCGTGTCGGTGGGCAAGCCTTCCGCGCTGGTTTTGACCGGCAAGGGGCTTGAACTCAAGCCTGTGACGCATCCCAACGATCTGGTGGCGAGCGAGGAGGCGACGTTTGAATTCCAGCTTGACGGCAAGCCTGCTGCGGACCTCGATGTGGAACTGGTGGCCGACGGCATCCGCTATCGCGACGGCGTGGAACCGATCAAGCTCAAGACCGACGCGAACGGCGTGCTCAAGGTGAAGTTCCCGCGCGCCGGCCTGTTCTGGTTGAGCGCCGATGCGAAGGACAACAAGACCACGGTCGCCAAGGCCACCGAACGTCGTCTGGGTTACGTGGCAACTTTGGAAGTGCTGCCTTAA
- a CDS encoding FAD:protein FMN transferase has translation MSTAPRVRFDASVWRLPKATEVAGGSAPRADFSAQHWRAPIMQHQQDSRVHKLSGQTMGTTWSLHLPNPEFLPLEPVQALIQSVLDEVIAQMSNWERDSVISRFNSAPAGSWHDLPAEFAQVLSVAMHWAERSGGALDPTMGALVSLWGFGPRVEPLKSHSGELPSTAQIEALLAMSGHERLAWQVGDMRLRQPGGLQLDLCGLAKGLAVDWVVQRLQEAGWDSGLFEIGGELRSWGEKPGGGAWQVQLGSQGDADTEPLVVAVKNAAFATSGDWWHHFFADGQRYSHTLDPRNGWPITHALASVTVHHEACMHADALATVLTVLGPAQGMAFADANDVAAVFQEHDAAPRMTATWKARFAT, from the coding sequence ATGAGCACAGCGCCGCGAGTCCGTTTCGACGCCAGCGTCTGGCGACTGCCAAAGGCCACTGAAGTGGCTGGCGGCAGCGCGCCGCGCGCCGATTTTTCGGCGCAGCATTGGCGCGCGCCGATCATGCAACATCAACAGGACTCGCGTGTTCACAAGCTCAGCGGGCAGACGATGGGTACCACGTGGTCACTTCATCTGCCTAACCCTGAATTTCTCCCACTTGAGCCGGTGCAGGCGCTGATCCAGTCTGTGCTGGATGAGGTCATTGCGCAGATGAGCAATTGGGAGCGCGATTCGGTGATCTCACGCTTCAATAGTGCGCCTGCGGGCAGTTGGCATGACTTGCCCGCCGAGTTCGCCCAGGTGCTGAGCGTGGCCATGCACTGGGCCGAACGCTCGGGCGGTGCGCTCGATCCGACGATGGGCGCGCTGGTGTCGCTCTGGGGCTTCGGCCCGCGCGTTGAGCCGCTGAAGTCGCATTCGGGAGAGCTGCCTTCAACTGCTCAGATCGAGGCGTTGCTTGCGATGTCAGGCCATGAACGGCTTGCTTGGCAGGTTGGCGATATGCGTTTGCGGCAACCGGGTGGTCTGCAGCTCGATCTTTGCGGCCTTGCCAAGGGATTGGCGGTGGATTGGGTGGTTCAGCGCCTTCAAGAAGCGGGCTGGGACAGCGGTCTGTTCGAGATTGGCGGCGAGCTGCGAAGCTGGGGCGAGAAGCCCGGCGGCGGCGCATGGCAGGTGCAGCTCGGCAGTCAGGGCGATGCAGATACCGAGCCGCTGGTCGTCGCCGTGAAGAACGCCGCCTTCGCCACGTCGGGCGACTGGTGGCATCATTTTTTTGCGGATGGCCAACGCTATTCTCACACGCTCGATCCGCGCAACGGCTGGCCGATCACACATGCGCTCGCGAGCGTCACCGTTCACCACGAAGCCTGCATGCATGCCGATGCGCTGGCAACGGTGCTCACGGTGCTGGGGCCTGCGCAAGGCATGGCATTTGCCGATGCGAACGATGTGGCGGCGGTGTTCCAGGAACATGACGCAGCGCCGCGCATGACGGCAACTTGGAAGGCGCGATTCGCAACATGA